In Phoenix dactylifera cultivar Barhee BC4 chromosome 11, palm_55x_up_171113_PBpolish2nd_filt_p, whole genome shotgun sequence, the following are encoded in one genomic region:
- the LOC113461104 gene encoding uncharacterized protein LOC113461104 — protein sequence MCFFVLFIFIRVKKQIYTVPYQHKRLSENFLVSTINDIVKHTKGKKRKITPYIDLNMWCFTTYTARCRPVLRTARFSFYEQMFLYADSQEECFDSIGQAPVIGAEGYWCYTRLFYDVNRKPIRKVPVGKGSWNLHDTKSMGSGDGEKWCKRKLRYGDNRVHTPKFMMTQYSLGEKDDQPNYAICQIFRIADTAAGFREAAGGSRPSGTSQRDLLQNDVVPSGIGRKKYRLVKVFNSISKIRHNMRAREKIQYYLK from the exons ATGTGTTTTTTtgtgctttttatttttattagagtGAAAAAGCAAATTTATACCGTTCCTTATCAACATAAGAGGTTGTCGGAAAACTTTTTAGTAAGCACGATAAACGATATAGTTAAACAtacaaaagggaaaaaaagaaagattactCCCTATATTGATTTGAATATGTGGTGCTTCACAACATATACAGCCAGGTGCCGGCCCGTTCTTCGGACTGCAAGATTTTCCTTTTATGAGCAGATGTTCTTATATGCAGATTCTCAGGAAGAATGCTTCGATTCCATCGGACAGGCTCCTGTCATCGGCGCAGAGGGATACTGGTGCTACACACGTCTCTTTTACGATGTAAATCGGAAGCCGATACGGAAAGTGCCGGTGGGCAAAGGTAGCTGGAATCTGCATGACACAAAGTCCATGGGCAGCGGGGATGGAGAAAAATGGTGCAAGCGAAAGTTGAGGTATGGCGACAATAGAGTTCACACACCCAAGTTCATGATGACACAATATTCGCTTGGAGAAAAAGATGATCAG CCCAACTACGCTATCTGTCAGATTTTTCGGATCGCTGACACGGCGGCTGGATTTCGGGAAGCTGCAGGGGGCTCTCGTCCTTCAGGCACAAGTCAGAGGGATCTCCTCCAAAACGACGTTGTACCATCAGGtataggaagaaaaaaatatagattgGTCAAGGTTTTTAATTCGATAAGTAAAATACGACATAACATGCGTGCAAGAGAGAAAATTCAATATTATCTGAAATAA